The nucleotide window GTCACTTCCTGGCTGCTTTCCAGCGCCTGCCCGGTCTGCTCGCTAAGCTGCGTCAGGATCTCCTGCGCAGCATGCCACTGCGGCGCCTGCTTCGTCAGGCGGGCGATGCGCTCACGCACCTGCTCCAGCTCCTGACGCATCTCCATCCGGCGTTCACCGGCATCAGAAACGCTTTCAGAGAGCTGCTCAATACGCGCTTCCAGCTCATACTGATAACCTTCCAGATCCTGCGGCTCGAACTGCTGGCCGTGGCGCTTGCAGAATTCATTCAGCAGGCGCTCCGCTTCCTGCTGTTCACGCAGGCGCTGCTCCATCTCAGCCAGGCGGGCGCGCAGGGAGTGAACCTGTTCAGCGTGATAGCGCTGGTTTGCGGCATCACGAAGCAGTTCCCGTCCCGTCTGGTAAGCTTCTGAGCGGCTCACCGGACCGGCAATGCGCCCCACCAGCTCAAACGCCTGTTCAAACTGGCTGTGTGCGGCCTGCGCCACGCTCATTTTCTGTTCAAGTTGCAGCAGTCTGTCGGTGGCTTCCTGCTCTTTTGCCCGGAAGGTCTCCTGCCAGCTCTCGGCATTCTCCACGTTCAGCTCGTCGATCTGGCAAACTTCCTGCGCGCGCTGCAAAGCGCCCAGCGCTTGCTGGTACTGAATGGCGCGAGTCTGCTGCACATCCAGCGCCTGCTGGTAGTCTGCCAGCTGGCTTTTCAGCTCATCCACTTCCAGCTCTGCGGCTTCGCTGCGTGCCTCGTTCTCTTCCTGCACTTCGCGCGCTTCCGCCACCACTTCGTTCTGCTCTTCCAGACGATAGGTCAGCTCATCGATATCGCCTTCGTAACGCTCGATTTTTTCCTGCTGGCGCATGGCGGTCTGCACCAGACTCAGGTGGTCGCTGGCGCTCTGGTAATCAGTTTCCAGATCGCTTTCTGCGCCGTTGTGTTCTGCCAGTTCACGCGCCATTTCGACGTGGCGATACTGCTCGGTCGCCAGCTGTTTGCGGCTGCTGAACAGCTCATTGCGGTGCTGCATTGCGCTGTCCAGATGGATGCGGCGTTCGTTGGCATGGCGCATGTAATCTGCGGCAACGTAGTTAGTTGCCTCGGAAATCAGATGCTTGAACAGATCGCGGTCAGACTGCGTGACGCGAATCGCCTCCAGCGTCATGCGGTTTTCGCGCAGCGCCGCCTCCATATCCTGGAAAGCTTTCCGCACGCCGCTGTTTTCAGGCAGCAGGTAATCGCGCAGTGAGCGGGTGATAGCGCTTGAGATCCCGCCATACAGCGAAGCTTCAATCAGGCGATAGTACTTGCTGCGATCGGAAGCTGAGCGGAGACGACGCGCCACAATCCCCAGATCGAACATCAGCGAGTGATACTCGGTGATGGAGTTAAACTGCTTAAACTGCACGCTCTCCATCGCTTCGAACTTCTCTTTCAGTTCGCTCAGCGGCAGGACGCGGGCCTGACGGGCGTTAACCGTTTCGGTCAGGATCTCCGTGGGGTTGATGGAGCTCGGCAGACCGTGAATGCTGAACGGCTTGATATCCACCTTACGATCGCGCCCCGCCACCTGCTGCAGGCGTACACCCACAATCACGCGCTGATGAACCGAGTTCACCACGTCCAGCGCCGCATAGCAGACGCCCGGACGCAGTTTTCCGTGCAACCCTTTGTCACGGGAACCTGAGGTTGCCCCGGCTTCAGTGGTGTTACGGAAGTGCAGCAGCGTCAGATCGGGGATCAGTGCGGTGATAAACGCCGCCATAGTGGTGGACTTACCTGCCCCGTTACCGCCAGAGAGCGTGGTAACCAGCTCATCCAGATCAAAGGTGCGGGCGAAAAAACCGTTCCAGTTAATCAGCGTCAGCGAGCGAAATTTGCCGCGTTCAATCATTGTTCATTCTCCGCGTTATCAGACGAGCCGCTCTGCGCCTCACCCTCATCATCGCTTTCATCATTCAGCACCAGCCCGCCCTCTATGGGCATCGCTTCACCATCCCGGATCATCCGCAGCTGCGCTTCGCGGGCGTCGTCGCCGCTGCGCACGTCGGCGCCAAAACGAAACACAGACTCGATAATGCGGAATTTGCTGCTGTCATTGCCCATAAACCAGACCATGCCAAGGCGGCGCAGACGGTTCAGTGAGGCGCGCATTTTCTCCTGCAGCTTTTGCCGATCGAGATCCGAACCGGTAGAGCGCTGGTTTACCAGCTTCAGCAGCCTGTTCTCATCCGCCAGCGTCATCAGCTCGTCATAAAGCTCCTGCTGGGTGAAAATGCCTTCATTCGCCAGCCGTTCAGGACTGAGATAGAGATAGCAGAGAATTTTTCCTACCATCATATCCAGTTCGGAAAGCACCGAACGCGGGATCAGCGTGGTTGAGCGGGGACGCAGATAGAAAAAGCCTTCCGGCGCACGGATCAGCTCAACGTTGTAGCGCGCATAAAACTCTTCCAGATACTCCTGATAATCCATCAGGAAAGCGTGCTGATCTAACTCTTCAATGCCAATATGGCGGCCGGCGCGTAACTGGCTGTCCAGCGCCGGGAAAAGGGAATTGGCCAGAGCACTCGCCAGCTTAACCGGCATCACTTGTTCAATATTTATCGATGACATGCGCCTGCACCTTGGCTCCGTAATCATTAATGACCTGCCATTCAGCTGGCAGGCCGGAGAAATCTGCTTCGGCCACGCCTAAACGGACGGCCTGATCGACAACGATACGCGCGACGTCAAAATGACGTGCACGGGGATACTGTTGGAGATAATCACGCATTACCGCGCCGAGGTTCAGCGGCTTCTGCTGCGCTTTATAAATGGCCAATGCCTCTTCAATCATGGCGGCCAGCTGTTCACGAATTTCGTTGAACTCTTCATATTCCAGTTCGGAAGGCAGCTCGCCCGTTACCTCTTCATTGCGTAACACCAGCTCTTCGTCACGCACATCATAAAGGCGTTCGGCATTGGCGTAGGTTAATGTCCAGGGAGAATCAAAATAGGTCTGCACGGACTGACGAAGACGCTGAGCAAAGACGCGGTTTTTATCCATATCAATCGCGGTACGGATAAATTTATGCACGTGGCGGTCATAGCCAATCCACAGATCGATCGCCTGCTGGCCCCAGCTGATAATGCGGTCCAGCTTGTTCTGCAGGTCATACACCAGCTTGTCGATAAAGCCCAAATCGGGGCTGTTCATCGTGGCATCCTGAATGCGCAGCAGGTTCGCCTGCAGCTTGTCGCCAGCGGCTTCCAGCGTATCCTGCAGCTCTCTGAGGGTGCCGGAGGTCTCATTCAGCAGCATTTCACAGCTGGAGATAGCGGCGCGCCAGTCTTTGTTTAACAGCTGGGCGATATCATCCTTCACCGCCTGCTGCTGCTCATCCATGCTGCGCTGGGTGATGTCGATGCTGTCAAAAATTTCGGCAACTGAATATTTCAGCGGCGCAAAAACGTTGCGGTGCCAGTGGAACTCATCTCCATCCTCATCCGCCGCATCGGCAGCCCGCTTGAGTTCGCCCGCCACAATCGAGAGCTGCATAGAGAGCCTGAGGGTGGAAAACTCGCGCTGGCGGATGTAGTAGTCGGTGATGCCGATAGCCAGCGGGGTCAGGCGATAGATGGCGTTGCCCTCCGCCTGCTCACTGACAAAACGGTTAAGCAGACGCTGGCGCACCATATCATTGATGGCGTTATTGGCCCGGACGCCAACGGTCTCACTGGTCTGATCAAATCCTTCGCTGACGTGACGAAAAGCGTCGGTCAGTTCGCCTTCGCTCATTTCACCATCCATGCGCTCCCCGTTCAGGGTGGCGACGGCCAGTAAAAACGCCAGACGTTCGGTTGGCAACGTGACGGAAAAGTCATTTTTTCGCGCCCAGGCAACCAGTTCCGGTACTGTCTGGGAAAATTCACTCATGGTTCGTCCTGTTTATGGGTTTCCGCGCGGTCACGTGGATATAGCGGCCCAAACTTAAAAATGGTTCCTGGCGGCAGAAGCGTTTCTCCAGCGCCAGCACTTCCTCAAATCGTTCAGTCTGCTTGGTTTTATCGCGCATATAGTCATGGAAAACGCGGATGCCGGTTTTGTTCTCTACCGTGAAGCCCGCTTCCTGCAACCAGCGATAGACCTGTTCCGGCTCTCGGGGATAGTCAGGCGACAGCGTTTTCCGTTTGCGCTTGCGCAGGTCGGCCTGCATGTAGCCGAAATTGCCCAATACCAGCGTCTGCATCATCAGCCCGTTGATGTTATAAAACATCAGTGACAGCACGCCCCCCGGGGCGAGTGCATCATAGAGGGCGGCCAGTACGGCTTCCGGGTCGGCTACCCATTCAAGCACAGCGTGGAACAATACCAGATTGACGGGCTTATCCAAATGTTGCGGGGCTTCCTGCGCGCTAATTTGTTTAAATTGCATGTTGCCGCTCACACCTTTTTCTTCGGCATGCGCCCGGGCGCGCTGCAACATTTCTTCGGATAAATCGCAGAGTAAAACGTCATGGCCCAGTGCGGCGACGCCGCAGCCGGTTTGCCCTTCTCCGCCTCCGGCATCAAGCACCTTCAGGGGCCCTTCCGGCAACGTGGCCAGAATTGCCTCCAGCTCCTGCCAGACGATCGCCTGGCGGATACGCCCTTTGGTGGTACCGTAGATGTTCTTCGAAAATTTTTCGGCTATATCATCAAAGTTGCGATCCTGCATAGACGTTTCCAGGCTGGTGAATGGGTGAAACCGGCGGCTATTTTGACATACACTGACCAGGAATGAACCTTTCACTCATCACCAGGCTCTCGGGTGGTGTTTTTTCGGACAAAAGGAACCCGTTTCCATGCTTTTTGCGCTAAAAAAAGTCGTTGGCGGCCTGCTGCTTCCCCTGCCTTTGCTGATTGTGGTGATGGCGATCGCCCTTTTCCTGCTCTGGTTCAGCCGCTGGCAGAAAACAGGCAAAATTATCCTCTCTTTCGCCTGTGCGATCTTGATGCTGATCAGCCTGCAGCCGGTTGCCGACAGCCTGCTTGCTCCCACGGAAAATCGCTATCCAACCTGGCAGAACCGGCAAAAAGTCGGGTATGTGGTCGTGCTCGGCGGAGGCTATACCTGGAACCCTGACTGGGCGCCCGGCTCCAATATGATCAACAACAGCCTGCCGAGGCTGGTGGAAGGAATACGTCTGTGGCGCGCAAACCCCGGCGCAAAGATGATTTTTACCGGCGCTGCGGCGCAGAGCAATCCGGTAAGCTCAGCTGAGGTGACGTCCAGGGTGGCGCAATCACTTGGCGTGCCGCTGAGTGATATTATTACGCTGGATAAGCCAAAGGATACGCGCCAGGAAGCGGAAGAAGTGGCGAAAATAGTGGGAGAACGCCCTTTCCTGCTGGTGACTTCCGCCTCACATTTACCGCGTGCGATGATCTTTTTCCAGCAGCGGGGGTTAAAACCGTTTCCTGCGCCAGCCAACCAGCTGGCTATCCGTTCGCCGCTCAATTTCTGGGAACGGGCCATTCCTTCGCCGCTCTGGCTTGAGCACAGCGACCGGGCAATCTATGAGTGGCTGGGCAGAGCCTGGCAGGCGCTCACCTCCCGGGAGAGTTCATCAGGTGAGCCAGGGGAGCAGTGAATTTGCTGCCTGCTGGAAACGCACTTTGTCGAACTGGCCGGTATGGATCAGCCGGTCGATCTCATCCCACAGCCGGTAGAGCCAGCGCCGGGCCACGAACCCCTCGGCCACTGGCGCCTGCCGGAGATAGTGGAACAGCAGCGATTCTGCCAGCCCTTCGTCGCAGAGGCGGAAGAGTTCATATTCACGCGGTGCCCAGAGCATCATGCCCGGATTAATCATCGAGAGCAGCTGGTCGCTCCAGGCTTCTTTCAGCATACTGTTCAGAGAGAGATTACCGTGAACCAGCACGCAGGGATCGTTGAAATCAGCCAGCAGATTACCGAGATTCTCACGGCTGCGGTAAAGCACCCGCCGGTTCTCCATAGTCAGCTCTTCGGGACGCATAAATCCCAGCGTTGACCAGAGCACCTCCACTCGCTGAGCGTACCAGGCTACCCAGTTATTCTCCTGAGTGCTGTCGACTCTGCCTACCAGCCCGTGGCTGTCGATGCGGTGCCAGGCCAGCAGAGCTTCCACAATCTGATCCTGCAGCTGAAGCCAGCGACCAGGCGTGCGGGTTGGCGCTTCTACAGAGACGCCGCCCATGCGTTCAATCAGCAGGACTTCATGCTGCGGCGGCTGTTGGCTGACGATCAGCCCGTAAACCGCAGGCATACGCAGGGTACTGTCTCGCGCCAGCATGGAGAGCTTATAGGCTTCCTGCGCCGCAACACCTTTTACGTTGAAATATTTAGCGACCAGAGGCAGAGAGTGACCCTGCTGGTCATAAAGCGAATAGAGGCTTGCCCAGGGCTGCTCGCTGATACATTCGAGCCGACTCAGGGTTTCGCCCAAAATCAGTGAGAGTTCTGAGCGTAAATGTTCCATCTCCTCCTCCTTAGTAAAAAGTGGAGAGGGGGCCGGTTAAAGCCCCAACAGCATTACTGCATGGCAGCGCGCACTCGCGCAAGATCTTCAGGTGTATCCACACCCACGCTCGGGATTGCTTTCGCCACGGCAACGTGGATTTTTTCGCCGTACCAGAGTACGCGCAGCTGCTCAAGCAGCTCAATTTGCTCCAGCGGGCTCGGTTCCCAGCTCACATAGCGCCGGATGAAGCCTGCACGATAGCCGTAAATCCCGATATGGCGCAGGAAGT belongs to Erwinia pyri and includes:
- the mukF gene encoding chromosome partition protein MukF; its protein translation is MSEFSQTVPELVAWARKNDFSVTLPTERLAFLLAVATLNGERMDGEMSEGELTDAFRHVSEGFDQTSETVGVRANNAINDMVRQRLLNRFVSEQAEGNAIYRLTPLAIGITDYYIRQREFSTLRLSMQLSIVAGELKRAADAADEDGDEFHWHRNVFAPLKYSVAEIFDSIDITQRSMDEQQQAVKDDIAQLLNKDWRAAISSCEMLLNETSGTLRELQDTLEAAGDKLQANLLRIQDATMNSPDLGFIDKLVYDLQNKLDRIISWGQQAIDLWIGYDRHVHKFIRTAIDMDKNRVFAQRLRQSVQTYFDSPWTLTYANAERLYDVRDEELVLRNEEVTGELPSELEYEEFNEIREQLAAMIEEALAIYKAQQKPLNLGAVMRDYLQQYPRARHFDVARIVVDQAVRLGVAEADFSGLPAEWQVINDYGAKVQAHVIDKY
- the cmoM gene encoding tRNA uridine 5-oxyacetic acid(34) methyltransferase CmoM codes for the protein MQDRNFDDIAEKFSKNIYGTTKGRIRQAIVWQELEAILATLPEGPLKVLDAGGGEGQTGCGVAALGHDVLLCDLSEEMLQRARAHAEEKGVSGNMQFKQISAQEAPQHLDKPVNLVLFHAVLEWVADPEAVLAALYDALAPGGVLSLMFYNINGLMMQTLVLGNFGYMQADLRKRKRKTLSPDYPREPEQVYRWLQEAGFTVENKTGIRVFHDYMRDKTKQTERFEEVLALEKRFCRQEPFLSLGRYIHVTARKPINRTNHE
- the elyC gene encoding envelope biogenesis factor ElyC — its product is MLFALKKVVGGLLLPLPLLIVVMAIALFLLWFSRWQKTGKIILSFACAILMLISLQPVADSLLAPTENRYPTWQNRQKVGYVVVLGGGYTWNPDWAPGSNMINNSLPRLVEGIRLWRANPGAKMIFTGAAAQSNPVSSAEVTSRVAQSLGVPLSDIITLDKPKDTRQEAEEVAKIVGERPFLLVTSASHLPRAMIFFQQRGLKPFPAPANQLAIRSPLNFWERAIPSPLWLEHSDRAIYEWLGRAWQALTSRESSSGEPGEQ
- a CDS encoding YcbJ family phosphotransferase, which translates into the protein MEHLRSELSLILGETLSRLECISEQPWASLYSLYDQQGHSLPLVAKYFNVKGVAAQEAYKLSMLARDSTLRMPAVYGLIVSQQPPQHEVLLIERMGGVSVEAPTRTPGRWLQLQDQIVEALLAWHRIDSHGLVGRVDSTQENNWVAWYAQRVEVLWSTLGFMRPEELTMENRRVLYRSRENLGNLLADFNDPCVLVHGNLSLNSMLKEAWSDQLLSMINPGMMLWAPREYELFRLCDEGLAESLLFHYLRQAPVAEGFVARRWLYRLWDEIDRLIHTGQFDKVRFQQAANSLLPWLT
- the mukE gene encoding chromosome partition protein MukE, whose translation is MSSINIEQVMPVKLASALANSLFPALDSQLRAGRHIGIEELDQHAFLMDYQEYLEEFYARYNVELIRAPEGFFYLRPRSTTLIPRSVLSELDMMVGKILCYLYLSPERLANEGIFTQQELYDELMTLADENRLLKLVNQRSTGSDLDRQKLQEKMRASLNRLRRLGMVWFMGNDSSKFRIIESVFRFGADVRSGDDAREAQLRMIRDGEAMPIEGGLVLNDESDDEGEAQSGSSDNAENEQ